In Arthrobacter burdickii, one DNA window encodes the following:
- a CDS encoding TPM domain-containing protein, with protein sequence MSRRIRVSAVLGAVVAIPLVSSAAAFADEPITFPSGDYVTDTAGVLSASEESELEAAIEDLRSQEGFTVRVAYVDTFENPTDRNQWATTTAQLNDQTSNEGLLAIAVEQGAASYVVGSGSAIGGQGQDIYSQFIGPELQQGRDFAGAGLAAVQGTEEALSGSSAGGSTREGNSTGSTGSTGGSALGGLALVGGLVAVAGAGGYMLLKNRGGRGAQRKREEYGYGPVPSANGEVVDPLASVSVEDLRKRAGSLLVAADDAIKSSEQELGFAEAQYGREAITTFSQDIAAARQHMSESFKLQQQLDDHIPDTEQQQRQWLGEIIRRCEDVNSSLQAHKADFDGLRELERNAPDALRRAQTAAGEAGRRFAAAEQSLRALQGRYLETATSQVADNIEQARERLSFVDSAASEAQSRMAAGDTGRAVVAVRAAEEAVHQSTVLLDAIDKRAEELAAAERELEHALPETEQDLAQAQAMDRTGQYRDLAGPVAAVQSAVTTVRQELQRGRSNPVALLQRLEAAHSQLDAALGGVRDQAENVRRAQDSLQHAIIAAQSSISGTADYIRARRGGVGSEARTRLAEAERNLDYAVDLQRSDPVTALSHAQQAAVLADQAAQLAEQDVDGFGRGRMGMGGMYGGRGDGMGGALLGGILLGSILNGGGGFGGGFGGGYGDGGGGGFGGDGGSFGGGGFGGFDGGGGGFGDFGGGGGDF encoded by the coding sequence ATGAGCAGGCGCATACGCGTCTCTGCTGTCCTGGGCGCCGTCGTGGCGATCCCGTTGGTCTCGAGTGCGGCGGCTTTCGCCGACGAGCCGATCACCTTCCCCTCCGGGGACTATGTCACCGACACTGCGGGTGTCCTCAGCGCGAGCGAGGAGAGCGAGCTCGAGGCGGCGATCGAGGACCTGCGGTCGCAGGAGGGCTTCACGGTCCGGGTCGCCTACGTCGACACCTTCGAGAACCCGACGGATCGTAACCAGTGGGCCACGACCACGGCCCAGCTCAATGACCAGACCTCGAACGAGGGGCTTCTGGCGATCGCCGTCGAGCAGGGAGCCGCGTCCTATGTCGTGGGGAGCGGCTCGGCCATCGGCGGACAGGGCCAGGACATCTACAGCCAGTTCATCGGGCCCGAACTGCAGCAGGGCAGAGACTTCGCAGGGGCCGGACTGGCCGCGGTGCAGGGCACCGAGGAAGCACTCTCGGGCAGTTCCGCCGGTGGTTCCACCCGAGAAGGGAACTCGACGGGAAGCACCGGTTCGACCGGCGGCAGCGCCCTCGGTGGCCTGGCCCTCGTGGGCGGACTCGTCGCCGTGGCCGGCGCCGGCGGGTACATGCTGCTCAAGAACCGCGGCGGCAGGGGCGCGCAGAGGAAACGCGAGGAGTACGGCTACGGGCCGGTGCCGTCCGCGAACGGCGAGGTGGTCGACCCCCTTGCCTCGGTGAGCGTCGAGGACCTGCGCAAGCGCGCCGGGAGCCTCCTCGTCGCCGCCGACGACGCCATCAAGTCCAGCGAGCAGGAACTGGGCTTCGCTGAAGCCCAGTACGGCAGGGAAGCCATCACGACGTTCTCGCAGGACATCGCTGCGGCACGGCAGCACATGAGCGAGTCGTTCAAACTGCAGCAGCAGCTCGACGACCACATCCCCGACACCGAGCAGCAGCAGCGCCAATGGCTCGGCGAGATCATCCGCCGGTGCGAGGACGTCAACTCGTCCCTGCAGGCACACAAGGCGGACTTCGACGGGCTGCGCGAGCTCGAGCGCAACGCTCCGGACGCCCTGCGCCGGGCCCAGACTGCCGCCGGGGAGGCGGGCCGCCGGTTCGCCGCGGCCGAGCAGTCGCTCCGTGCCCTGCAGGGCCGCTACCTCGAGACCGCGACCTCCCAGGTGGCCGACAACATCGAGCAGGCGCGCGAACGGCTCTCCTTCGTCGACAGCGCCGCTTCCGAAGCCCAGTCGCGCATGGCCGCCGGTGACACGGGACGGGCCGTCGTCGCTGTCCGGGCGGCGGAGGAAGCGGTCCACCAGAGCACGGTCCTGCTGGACGCGATCGACAAGCGTGCCGAAGAACTGGCGGCGGCCGAGCGCGAGCTCGAGCATGCCCTCCCCGAGACGGAGCAGGATCTCGCCCAGGCCCAGGCCATGGACCGGACGGGACAGTACCGCGACCTGGCGGGACCGGTCGCGGCCGTGCAGTCCGCGGTAACGACCGTGCGGCAGGAGCTGCAGCGTGGCCGCAGCAACCCCGTGGCGCTCCTGCAGCGACTCGAAGCCGCCCACTCCCAGCTCGACGCAGCCCTCGGTGGCGTCCGCGACCAGGCCGAGAACGTCCGGCGGGCCCAGGACTCCCTCCAGCACGCGATCATCGCCGCGCAGTCGAGCATCTCGGGCACAGCCGACTACATCCGGGCACGGCGCGGCGGAGTGGGCAGCGAAGCACGGACGCGGCTGGCTGAAGCCGAGCGCAACCTCGACTACGCCGTCGACCTCCAGCGCTCCGACCCCGTGACGGCCCTGTCCCACGCCCAGCAGGCGGCCGTGCTGGCCGATCAGGCCGCCCAGCTGGCAGAGCAGGACGTGGACGGCTTCGGCCGGGGCCGCATGGGCATGGGCGGTATGTACGGCGGCAGGGGGGACGGCATGGGCGGAGCCCTGCTCGGCGGCATCCTGCTCGGGTCCATCCTCAACGGCGGCGGCGGGTTCGGCGGCGGGTTCGGCGGAGGCTACGGCGATGGCGGGGGCGGTGGATTCGGCGGCGACGGCGGGAGCTTCGGCGGCGGTGGCTTCGGCGGGTTCGACGGCGGCGGCGGCGGCTTCGGTGACTTTGGAGGCGGCGGAGGCGACTTCTAG
- a CDS encoding S1C family serine protease, which produces MNEQPGTPGAADRPLPPQPSNPPSWGTGWNGQHAAAGQSGPDGQHDAGPASEASPDTTVQPAAATPTAQHPAVSGPVQGAQHQDFPQDAPHPAYAGHQPFYGGQSGSYPSAPQHAGGRAGTRDRKRVGLATFAAGVLVAGLIGGGVATAGYNALDDNSPASTSQGAPESIVVNNTEDVNTITGAAVTASPSVVTIAVSGGSASGSGSGIILDTDGHILTNTHVVTLGGQVSDPTVEVKLNDGRVFPATVVGTDPLSDLAVVKIDAPDLTAATLGNSDELNVGDTAIAIGAPLGLSGTVTDGIVSTLNRTISVASSAVPEDSSDSTESQDGEGFNFLPPGGSGSQQTQAQGSIYLNVIQTDAAINQGNSGGALVDADGKIIGVNVAIASAGSGESTGNIGVGFSIPINYADRIAKEIIANGEATHGFLGVSVTPAAGDGSQSTSTFSSGALVESVEPDSPAEDAALQVGDVITKVGNFTVSDPESLTAAVRFQTVGQQVPVEITRGGDSRTVEVTLAQAPTP; this is translated from the coding sequence ATGAACGAGCAGCCGGGCACCCCGGGCGCCGCAGATCGCCCCCTTCCTCCCCAGCCGTCCAACCCGCCGTCATGGGGAACGGGCTGGAACGGTCAGCACGCAGCGGCGGGCCAGTCGGGTCCCGACGGGCAGCACGACGCGGGACCGGCGTCCGAGGCATCCCCGGACACGACGGTCCAGCCGGCCGCTGCTACGCCGACCGCGCAGCATCCCGCCGTTTCCGGTCCTGTACAGGGGGCCCAGCACCAGGACTTCCCGCAGGACGCCCCTCATCCTGCCTATGCGGGGCACCAGCCCTTCTACGGCGGACAGAGCGGCAGCTACCCGTCGGCCCCGCAGCATGCGGGCGGACGAGCGGGGACCAGGGACCGCAAGCGCGTGGGGCTCGCGACCTTCGCCGCAGGAGTCCTCGTTGCCGGGCTCATCGGCGGCGGCGTGGCGACGGCCGGTTACAACGCGCTCGATGACAACTCGCCCGCCAGTACATCGCAGGGCGCACCCGAGTCGATCGTGGTGAACAACACCGAGGACGTCAACACGATCACGGGGGCTGCAGTGACGGCCTCGCCGAGCGTCGTCACGATCGCCGTCAGCGGCGGCAGCGCCAGCGGCTCCGGATCGGGAATCATCCTCGACACGGACGGTCACATCCTCACGAACACCCACGTCGTCACCCTGGGCGGGCAAGTCTCGGACCCGACCGTCGAGGTCAAGCTCAATGACGGACGCGTCTTCCCGGCCACGGTGGTCGGAACGGATCCCCTGAGTGATCTCGCGGTGGTCAAGATCGATGCCCCCGACCTGACCGCGGCAACCCTCGGGAACTCCGACGAGTTGAATGTCGGTGACACCGCGATCGCGATCGGTGCTCCGCTCGGACTGAGCGGAACGGTCACAGACGGCATTGTCTCCACCCTGAACAGGACCATCAGCGTGGCGTCCTCGGCAGTGCCGGAGGATTCGTCGGACAGCACCGAGTCCCAGGACGGCGAAGGCTTCAACTTCCTGCCGCCGGGCGGATCCGGGTCGCAGCAGACGCAGGCACAGGGCTCGATCTACCTCAACGTCATCCAGACCGACGCCGCGATCAACCAGGGCAACTCGGGCGGTGCCCTCGTGGACGCGGACGGAAAGATCATCGGTGTGAACGTGGCCATCGCATCGGCCGGTTCCGGCGAGTCCACCGGCAACATCGGAGTGGGTTTCTCGATCCCGATCAACTATGCGGACCGCATCGCGAAGGAGATCATCGCGAACGGTGAGGCGACCCACGGGTTCCTGGGGGTCAGCGTCACGCCGGCCGCAGGCGACGGATCCCAGAGCACGTCCACCTTCTCGTCCGGCGCGCTCGTCGAGTCGGTGGAGCCGGATTCACCCGCGGAGGACGCCGCGCTGCAGGTGGGAGACGTCATCACCAAGGTGGGGAACTTCACCGTCAGCGACCCGGAGTCCCTGACGGCTGCGGTGCGGTTCCAGACGGTGGGACAGCAGGTCCCGGTGGAGATCACGCGCGGAGGAGACTCCCGCACCGTCGAGGTCACGCTCGCGCAGGCGCCGACCCCGTAG
- a CDS encoding electron transfer flavoprotein subunit beta/FixA family protein: MDEAPAPGLRIAVLVKHVPDAQFDRHISSDDLTTVRAESILSELDEYALEAALQLVEAHGGAAAGHRVTAITMGPAAAVGAVKKSLQIGAHDGVHLTDEALRGSDASATSRALAALLQHAGPFDLVLTGMASTDGETSLVPAQLAERLALPQVTFAASLDLTREDSGWKLAARRDNDTFAETIEAPLPALVSVTDQINEPRYPNFKGIMAAKKKQIQVLSLADVGLQPDQVGFAGSWTRIEAAAPRPPRSQGIVITDEGDAGIRLVDFLAGQKLL, translated from the coding sequence ATGGACGAGGCTCCAGCTCCCGGACTGCGCATCGCGGTCCTCGTGAAGCATGTTCCTGATGCTCAGTTCGACCGCCACATCAGCAGCGATGACCTGACGACGGTACGCGCCGAGAGCATCCTCTCAGAACTGGACGAGTACGCGCTCGAAGCGGCCCTCCAGCTCGTCGAAGCCCATGGGGGAGCGGCGGCCGGCCATCGCGTCACAGCCATTACGATGGGCCCCGCGGCTGCGGTCGGCGCGGTCAAGAAGTCCCTCCAGATCGGCGCCCATGACGGAGTGCACCTCACGGACGAGGCGCTCCGCGGATCCGACGCCTCGGCCACCTCCAGGGCCCTCGCCGCCCTCCTGCAGCACGCCGGACCGTTCGACCTCGTCCTCACGGGCATGGCGTCCACGGACGGTGAGACCTCCCTGGTCCCTGCGCAGCTCGCCGAGCGGCTCGCCCTGCCCCAGGTGACCTTCGCGGCGTCGCTCGACCTGACGCGTGAGGACAGCGGCTGGAAGCTCGCCGCGCGCCGCGACAACGACACCTTCGCCGAGACCATCGAAGCGCCCCTGCCGGCGCTGGTATCCGTGACGGACCAGATCAACGAGCCCCGGTATCCGAACTTCAAGGGCATCATGGCGGCCAAGAAGAAGCAGATCCAGGTCCTTTCGCTCGCCGATGTGGGGCTTCAGCCCGATCAGGTCGGCTTCGCCGGGTCCTGGACGAGGATCGAGGCGGCAGCCCCGAGGCCGCCGCGCAGCCAGGGGATCGTCATCACCGACGAGGGCGACGCCGGTATCCGGCTCGTCGACTTCCTCGCGGGACAGAAACTCCTCTAG
- a CDS encoding electron transfer flavoprotein subunit alpha/FixB family protein, with translation MTTVLVFLDHPGASLAKSERELLSLGASLGEVAVALADDADPAYLDGVGSYGVQEVYRPDAAVSEVLVAGKAAFLAGAVRAAGADIVLLGNSYEAKEIAARAGVRLESGVITDVVGLSSDLTATKSDFAGSYTVDCRVTTGVPILTIKPNSVEAVEAGLPSSPREVRIPVELPPAAARVTGRVEKPVSGRPELTEARVIVAGGRGVDGNFGPLEELADALGGAVGASRAATDAGWIEHSAQIGQTGKTVSPQLYISAGISGAIQQKAGMQTSRVIVAINKDADSPVFEIADFGIVGDLFTVLPQATEEIRKRGL, from the coding sequence ATGACTACCGTCCTCGTATTCCTGGACCATCCCGGAGCCAGCCTCGCCAAGAGCGAGAGGGAGCTCCTCTCGCTGGGTGCTTCCCTCGGCGAAGTCGCCGTCGCCCTCGCTGACGACGCGGACCCGGCGTACCTCGACGGCGTCGGGTCGTACGGTGTGCAGGAGGTCTACCGGCCCGACGCCGCCGTCTCCGAGGTGCTCGTGGCAGGCAAGGCCGCGTTCCTTGCGGGCGCCGTCCGCGCGGCCGGCGCGGACATCGTCCTGCTGGGCAACTCCTACGAGGCGAAGGAGATCGCGGCGCGGGCAGGGGTCCGGCTCGAGTCCGGCGTGATCACGGACGTCGTCGGTCTCAGCAGTGACCTTACGGCCACGAAGTCGGATTTCGCAGGCTCCTACACGGTCGACTGTCGCGTGACGACCGGCGTCCCGATCCTCACGATCAAACCCAACAGCGTGGAGGCAGTCGAAGCGGGCCTTCCGTCGTCGCCGCGTGAGGTACGGATCCCCGTCGAGCTGCCGCCGGCCGCAGCGCGCGTCACCGGCCGTGTCGAGAAGCCGGTCAGCGGCAGGCCCGAACTGACCGAGGCACGGGTCATCGTCGCAGGCGGCCGCGGCGTCGATGGAAACTTCGGGCCGCTGGAGGAGCTGGCCGATGCGCTCGGCGGTGCTGTCGGAGCGTCGAGGGCTGCGACCGACGCGGGCTGGATCGAGCACTCGGCACAAATCGGACAGACGGGCAAGACGGTGTCGCCGCAGCTGTACATCTCGGCCGGGATCTCGGGGGCCATTCAGCAGAAAGCAGGGATGCAGACGTCCAGGGTGATCGTCGCGATCAACAAGGACGCCGACTCTCCCGTCTTCGAGATCGCCGACTTCGGCATCGTCGGAGACCTGTTCACGGTGCTGCCCCAAGCCACCGAGGAAATCCGGAAGCGCGGCCTGTAG
- a CDS encoding PIG-L deacetylase family protein — MDGLGSAPERVLVFAAHPDDIDFGAAATIAGWTAAGTSVSYCILTDGDAGGFSDEDRPGIASLRRAEQRAAAEIVGVSDVTFLGEPDGYLEPTDDVIRQIVRRMREVRPDIVVSMHPERSWDRIQKSHPDHLACGEAVTRAIYPAVENPFAYPELEAAGLRSFRVPWLWFYGGPAHLENRYVDVTGSEDRKIAAITAHRSQHPDVERMQSRVRAILRDNARRGGLPEGRSAESFHVVGINTDETIAGF; from the coding sequence ATGGATGGCCTGGGATCCGCTCCCGAACGCGTACTGGTCTTCGCCGCGCACCCCGACGACATCGACTTCGGAGCAGCTGCCACCATTGCCGGATGGACCGCCGCTGGTACGTCCGTCAGCTATTGCATCCTGACCGACGGTGACGCCGGCGGGTTCTCCGACGAGGACCGGCCGGGTATCGCTTCCCTCCGCCGCGCGGAGCAGCGTGCCGCGGCGGAAATCGTCGGCGTCAGCGATGTCACCTTCCTGGGGGAGCCGGACGGCTACCTCGAGCCGACGGACGACGTGATCCGCCAAATCGTGCGCCGGATGCGGGAGGTCCGTCCGGACATCGTGGTGTCGATGCACCCGGAACGGAGCTGGGATCGGATCCAGAAGAGCCACCCGGACCACCTCGCTTGTGGGGAGGCTGTCACGAGGGCCATCTACCCGGCTGTGGAGAACCCCTTCGCCTATCCCGAACTCGAGGCGGCGGGGCTCAGGAGTTTCCGGGTTCCCTGGCTGTGGTTCTACGGGGGACCGGCCCACCTCGAGAACCGCTACGTCGACGTGACAGGGTCGGAGGACCGGAAGATCGCGGCCATCACCGCGCACCGCAGCCAGCATCCCGACGTCGAGCGAATGCAGTCGAGGGTTCGGGCCATCCTGCGGGACAACGCCCGGCGCGGCGGACTGCCCGAAGGACGCAGTGCCGAGTCCTTCCATGTTGTCGGTATCAACACGGATGAGACCATCGCGGGCTTCTAG
- a CDS encoding HNH endonuclease signature motif containing protein, whose product MTIAPIERSAQTPSLVESACGVLTECAREVSLQGRVLSRSEALQLIVDVEQASRIVDHLQVLAARLAEEHYRVEEPEPGSTSGTASLLARAEQAIRVEAPAPAGSSTASSGTASFDAAWSGTPGTWGTSGAASSDAALPDRDGALSSTRGAGAGAAADGFRDCADFLRGTLGISRAEARRRLALAELVLPRMSPTGAALPARLGTLGAAAQAALVSGRAATIVSQAVHRVQSFATPEQVESMEENLTRQAVESDEDILRVLAHRWEGVLDQDGQEPSEKVLRARQGVFLKGRRHGLHVLEIGATDEQFEHLATVMNTATNPRALPGHTNGAGAAGAAGAAESDTGSDSDDASGRGSGWGAGSGTGSGTGPGVFGDPEGPTRAQLLLEGLVGACRIALSTTGLPATGGHRPQVMVTIHYQDLLGQTQDLAQVLTGRTQRAGQRAGQRPGQRPGQRPGQAVFAGQVSARSIRRIACDADIIPVVLGGAGQVLDLGRAQRLFPPHLRRALVARDKGCAFPDCSIPAPWCEAHHIDPWSKGGSTSISNGVLLCSRHHHLIHQGHWKIEPRDGVPWFHAPGHPGRAGTPRTNTYWQAGQIVHDQLHQLRD is encoded by the coding sequence ATGACTATCGCCCCGATCGAGCGCTCCGCGCAGACCCCGTCTTTAGTCGAGTCGGCGTGCGGTGTGTTGACGGAGTGTGCCCGGGAGGTGAGCCTGCAGGGCCGTGTGCTGTCCCGGTCGGAGGCGCTGCAGCTCATCGTCGACGTCGAACAGGCCTCGAGGATCGTGGATCACCTGCAGGTCCTCGCCGCACGCTTGGCCGAAGAGCACTACCGGGTCGAAGAGCCTGAACCGGGCAGTACGTCCGGGACCGCATCGCTTCTGGCCCGGGCGGAACAGGCTATCCGTGTCGAGGCCCCGGCTCCAGCCGGTTCCAGCACCGCTTCCTCGGGCACCGCCTCCTTCGATGCGGCATGGTCCGGCACCCCTGGTACCTGGGGGACCTCGGGCGCCGCTTCCTCGGACGCCGCATTGCCCGACCGTGACGGCGCCCTGTCGTCCACGCGGGGTGCTGGGGCGGGGGCAGCAGCGGATGGGTTTCGGGATTGCGCGGACTTCCTCCGCGGCACCCTCGGGATCAGCCGTGCCGAGGCCCGGCGCCGGCTGGCCCTGGCCGAGCTGGTGCTGCCGCGGATGTCCCCGACGGGCGCGGCACTGCCGGCCCGGCTGGGAACCCTCGGCGCGGCGGCGCAGGCGGCCCTGGTCAGTGGTCGGGCCGCGACGATCGTCTCCCAGGCCGTGCACCGGGTGCAGTCCTTCGCGACTCCGGAGCAGGTCGAGTCGATGGAGGAGAACCTGACCCGGCAGGCGGTGGAGTCCGACGAGGACATCCTGCGGGTCCTGGCCCACCGGTGGGAGGGTGTCCTGGATCAGGACGGGCAGGAACCATCGGAGAAAGTGCTCCGGGCACGCCAGGGCGTGTTCCTCAAGGGCCGGCGCCACGGACTGCACGTGCTGGAAATCGGTGCCACCGACGAGCAGTTCGAACACCTCGCCACCGTCATGAACACCGCCACGAATCCCAGGGCGCTCCCCGGCCACACCAACGGTGCGGGTGCCGCCGGTGCCGCCGGTGCTGCAGAGAGCGACACCGGATCAGACTCAGACGACGCATCAGGCAGAGGCTCAGGCTGGGGTGCGGGATCAGGCACGGGCTCAGGCACAGGCCCGGGGGTGTTCGGTGATCCGGAGGGTCCGACGAGGGCCCAGCTGCTGCTGGAAGGACTGGTCGGCGCCTGCCGGATCGCTCTAAGCACGACCGGTCTTCCCGCCACCGGCGGTCACCGACCCCAGGTGATGGTCACCATCCACTACCAGGACCTCCTCGGCCAGACCCAGGACCTCGCCCAGGTTCTCACCGGACGGACCCAGCGGGCAGGTCAGCGGGCAGGTCAGCGGCCGGGCCAGCGTCCGGGGCAGCGTCCGGGGCAGGCGGTCTTCGCCGGGCAGGTCAGCGCCAGGAGCATCCGGCGGATCGCCTGCGACGCGGACATCATCCCGGTCGTCCTCGGCGGGGCGGGCCAGGTCCTGGACCTCGGGAGAGCCCAGCGCCTCTTCCCACCGCACCTGCGCCGGGCACTGGTCGCCCGGGACAAGGGCTGCGCCTTCCCGGACTGTTCCATCCCGGCACCCTGGTGCGAAGCCCACCACATCGACCCCTGGTCCAAGGGCGGCAGCACAAGTATCAGCAATGGAGTGCTGCTGTGCTCACGCCACCACCACCTCATCCACCAAGGCCACTGGAAGATAGAACCCCGGGACGGTGTCCCCTGGTTCCACGCACCAGGACACCCAGGCCGGGCAGGCACACCCCGCACCAACACCTACTGGCAGGCCGGACAGATCGTCCACGACCAACTCCACCAACTACGCGACTAA
- a CDS encoding anti-sigma factor: MNRQFADDLETDLARGHVLEWAELYALDAISADERRVLEAFLEDVDPAISATFADRVRTDRETITSAYAVDQIEPPADLFERIVAQLPAIAYSDAGPSQPLRPQSPGTAGPAGPPAEVAGQDELAQRRSAKASLSSRAGRWIVAAAAAAVIAMGGVTIAQNLQQTTVEQEVLQASDVRTQQLTLAAGGVADLAVSGEKNAAVVTLSGVPAPAEGHVYQMWRIPADGTAPVSEGTMSGEDVAGTKVTELTDISGYTAIAITVEPEGGSAAPTLPIVAQIPLGA, translated from the coding sequence ATGAACAGACAATTCGCCGATGACCTCGAGACGGACCTGGCACGCGGCCACGTCCTCGAGTGGGCCGAACTCTACGCGCTGGACGCCATCAGCGCCGACGAACGCCGGGTTCTCGAAGCGTTCCTGGAGGACGTGGATCCGGCGATCAGCGCCACGTTCGCCGATCGCGTCCGTACCGACCGCGAGACGATCACCTCCGCCTATGCCGTCGACCAGATCGAGCCGCCGGCGGACCTGTTCGAGCGTATCGTCGCGCAGCTTCCAGCGATCGCGTACAGCGACGCGGGACCGAGTCAGCCGCTTCGTCCGCAGTCCCCCGGTACGGCCGGCCCTGCCGGGCCGCCGGCGGAGGTGGCGGGTCAGGACGAGCTGGCGCAGCGCCGATCGGCCAAGGCCTCGCTGTCCTCGCGTGCCGGGCGCTGGATCGTCGCTGCAGCCGCGGCAGCTGTCATCGCCATGGGCGGAGTCACCATAGCCCAGAACCTCCAGCAGACCACCGTCGAGCAGGAGGTCCTGCAGGCATCCGATGTGCGGACACAGCAGCTGACCCTGGCGGCCGGCGGTGTCGCCGACCTGGCCGTGTCCGGGGAGAAGAACGCGGCAGTCGTGACCCTGAGCGGCGTTCCCGCCCCGGCCGAAGGTCACGTCTACCAGATGTGGCGCATCCCCGCCGATGGAACGGCGCCGGTCTCCGAGGGCACGATGTCCGGAGAGGACGTCGCGGGAACCAAGGTCACCGAACTCACGGACATCAGCGGATATACCGCGATCGCCATCACGGTCGAGCCCGAGGGTGGTTCGGCGGCGCCGACCCTTCCAATCGTCGCCCAGATCCCGCTCGGAGCCTGA
- a CDS encoding sigma-70 family RNA polymerase sigma factor, with the protein METPRASRVSPPAAPADELAVDPSIGPTLTDLLLRIARQDRTAFALFYEQTSKRVYGLARRVLIDPDLSEDATQEVYLQVWNTADRFNPALGSPMAWLMTLAHRRAVDKVRSEQSATDREARYGAATQTIDHDDVVDTVTQRLEAESVVRCLDTLTETQQESVKLAYYGGLTYREVAEKLGVAVPTIKSRIRDGLLRLKTCLGVS; encoded by the coding sequence ATGGAAACGCCACGAGCAAGCCGGGTCAGCCCTCCAGCGGCCCCAGCGGACGAGTTGGCCGTTGATCCCAGCATCGGTCCCACCCTGACTGATCTGCTGCTGCGGATCGCACGGCAGGACCGTACCGCATTCGCCCTCTTCTACGAGCAGACGTCGAAACGCGTCTACGGGCTGGCCCGGCGGGTACTCATCGACCCCGACCTGAGCGAGGACGCCACGCAGGAGGTGTACCTCCAGGTGTGGAACACCGCCGACCGCTTCAATCCGGCGCTGGGCAGCCCAATGGCCTGGCTCATGACGCTCGCCCACCGCCGCGCCGTCGACAAGGTGCGCTCGGAGCAGAGCGCCACGGACCGGGAAGCCCGCTACGGAGCGGCCACGCAAACCATCGATCACGACGACGTCGTCGACACGGTCACCCAGCGCCTCGAAGCGGAGAGCGTGGTCAGGTGCCTGGACACACTCACTGAGACCCAGCAGGAATCGGTGAAACTGGCCTACTACGGTGGGCTCACCTACCGCGAGGTGGCCGAGAAGCTCGGCGTCGCGGTACCGACCATCAAATCGAGGATCCGTGACGGATTGCTCCGACTCAAGACCTGTTTGGGGGTGAGCTGA
- a CDS encoding class I SAM-dependent methyltransferase — protein MPARHAATLPDGGAEDYDRLAPAVWNPVSNAVVAAADVLVGERVLDVFAGTGSGTVPAAQLAGPDGHVDAVDRSSAMLDLAEAKTEALGLDNVSFHRADPAHWEPEAPYDAVISCYGIFLLDDMDAGMDRIVRLLRPGGRVALSAWDDGALEPFGEILLETIRSTPQGGHASADSPAPVFVDNCRRLASVDRLEEWLGTRGLTEITIEKLGLAAPLEPEYAWSLALGSGYRGLLPEAPEALEEVRRAFVERLGGDFVLNADSLIAVGSYLPEG, from the coding sequence ATGCCCGCTCGCCATGCCGCAACCCTGCCCGACGGTGGAGCGGAGGACTACGACCGCCTTGCTCCCGCCGTATGGAACCCGGTGAGCAACGCCGTCGTCGCCGCTGCCGACGTGCTCGTGGGCGAGCGCGTACTCGACGTCTTCGCCGGCACCGGCTCGGGAACCGTTCCCGCCGCGCAGCTCGCGGGACCAGACGGGCACGTCGATGCCGTAGACCGCTCGTCGGCGATGCTCGACCTCGCGGAAGCGAAGACCGAGGCACTCGGGCTGGACAACGTGTCCTTCCACCGCGCGGACCCGGCGCACTGGGAGCCGGAAGCACCCTACGACGCCGTCATCAGCTGTTATGGCATCTTCCTTCTGGACGACATGGACGCGGGGATGGACCGCATCGTCCGCCTGCTGCGCCCAGGCGGAAGGGTTGCGCTGAGCGCGTGGGACGACGGCGCCCTCGAGCCGTTCGGCGAGATCCTCCTCGAAACCATCCGGTCCACCCCGCAAGGCGGCCATGCCTCCGCTGATTCCCCTGCGCCGGTCTTCGTGGACAACTGCAGGAGGCTTGCTTCCGTCGACCGTCTCGAGGAATGGCTCGGCACCCGGGGTCTGACGGAGATCACCATCGAGAAGCTGGGGCTGGCCGCGCCCCTGGAGCCGGAGTACGCGTGGTCGCTCGCGCTCGGCAGCGGTTACCGCGGATTGCTCCCGGAGGCGCCCGAGGCCCTCGAGGAGGTCCGGCGTGCCTTCGTGGAGCGCCTCGGTGGGGATTTCGTCCTCAACGCGGACTCCCTCATCGCCGTCGGTTCCTACCTGCCGGAGGGCTAG